Proteins co-encoded in one Arthrobacter globiformis genomic window:
- a CDS encoding SCO4848 family membrane protein — MDVPAFLALVLIVSGVWSLVVWPQFLRRVMKDPRARDGAGKATKFLTVHVVLVTVSMVLGAATAAIGIAALVG, encoded by the coding sequence GTGGACGTCCCAGCCTTCCTTGCCCTGGTCCTGATCGTTTCGGGCGTGTGGTCCCTGGTGGTGTGGCCGCAATTCCTGCGCCGCGTCATGAAGGACCCGCGGGCACGGGACGGCGCTGGCAAGGCCACGAAGTTCCTCACCGTCCACGTGGTCCTGGTAACGGTATCCATGGTGTTGGGTGCCGCCACGGCCGCCATCGGAATCGCGGCGCTCGTCGGCTGA
- a CDS encoding DUF2505 domain-containing protein, which translates to MALSASTTLPHGVDSVTAVFTNEDFQRHTSEYVGGSLESFTVVGDIAGEFSTTSVRTLPTTRLPEIARKFVGESLKVTQVENWEAPAADGSRQSTISLKIAGAPIDVSAVQRLVADGGSTRVELEGNVTSSVPFLGGKIADAAEPMVGKALNIQSQQAQAWLESH; encoded by the coding sequence ATGGCACTGAGTGCATCCACCACCCTTCCCCACGGCGTCGACAGCGTCACCGCAGTCTTCACGAACGAGGACTTCCAGCGCCACACCAGCGAATACGTCGGCGGCAGCCTCGAGTCCTTCACCGTGGTGGGCGACATTGCCGGAGAGTTCAGCACGACGTCCGTGCGCACCCTCCCCACGACGCGTCTGCCGGAAATCGCCCGCAAGTTCGTCGGCGAGAGCCTCAAGGTGACCCAGGTGGAAAACTGGGAAGCTCCGGCAGCCGACGGTTCGCGCCAGAGCACCATCTCCCTGAAGATCGCCGGCGCGCCGATCGACGTGTCCGCGGTCCAGCGTCTCGTTGCTGACGGCGGCAGCACGCGGGTTGAACTCGAAGGCAACGTCACGTCCTCCGTGCCGTTCCTGGGCGGCAAGATCGCCGACGCCGCCGAGCCCATGGTGGGCAAGGCGCTGAACATCCAGTCGCAGCAGGCCCAGGCCTGGCTCGAAAGCCACTAG
- a CDS encoding SDR family oxidoreductase → MLVTGATGYIGGRLVPRLLDAGHRVKVLVRSPEKIAGVPWFDDVELVRSSLGDSAALEEALQGVDVLYYLVHSMAAGSGFEAKEKVMAGLVAGAAAAASVRRIVYLGGLHPRNTALSMHMRSREAVGEVFLSGPVDAIVFQAGVVIGSGSASFEMIRHLAETLPLMPAPSWVRNRIEAIAVRDVLYYLVGAASLVEPLNRTFDIGSRDVLTYAGMMKEYAAEAGLPPRPVLALPVPAPRLAGLWVALVTPIPLSMSVPLVQSLQHDAVSAEHDIDNYIKQPDGGLTGYRRAVALALGKERDGQVETTWANAGADADPLPSDPGWAGHRVYVDERTFPSDVDPSHVWTIIEGIGGRNGWYSLPLAWSVRGLLDKLSGGAGLLRGRRHPHHLVAGEVVDWWRVERIERGRLLRLRAEMRAPGRAWLELCVEPEGGGSRYRQRAIFFPKGLSGRLYWLAVLPFHSIIFPAMSRNITAAARKVAGAEESAATP, encoded by the coding sequence GTGCTTGTCACGGGCGCCACGGGGTACATCGGCGGGCGGCTGGTCCCCCGGCTGCTGGACGCTGGCCACCGCGTCAAGGTGCTCGTTAGGTCCCCGGAGAAGATCGCCGGCGTGCCGTGGTTCGACGACGTGGAGCTGGTCCGCAGCAGCCTCGGCGACTCCGCGGCGCTGGAGGAGGCCCTGCAGGGGGTCGACGTCCTCTATTACCTGGTCCATTCCATGGCAGCGGGCTCCGGTTTTGAGGCCAAGGAAAAGGTCATGGCCGGGCTTGTGGCCGGTGCCGCCGCGGCTGCCTCCGTCCGGCGGATCGTCTATTTGGGCGGACTGCACCCACGCAACACTGCACTGTCAATGCACATGCGCTCCCGCGAGGCGGTGGGCGAAGTATTTCTCTCCGGCCCGGTGGATGCCATCGTGTTCCAGGCCGGGGTGGTCATCGGCTCCGGCTCGGCGTCGTTCGAAATGATCCGCCACCTCGCCGAAACCCTGCCCCTCATGCCGGCGCCCAGCTGGGTCCGCAACCGGATCGAAGCCATCGCCGTCCGGGACGTGCTCTACTACCTCGTCGGGGCCGCGTCTCTGGTGGAACCACTCAACCGCACCTTCGACATCGGTTCCCGGGACGTCCTGACGTACGCCGGCATGATGAAGGAGTACGCGGCCGAGGCGGGCCTGCCGCCGCGCCCGGTCCTGGCGCTGCCAGTGCCGGCACCCAGGCTGGCCGGATTGTGGGTTGCCCTGGTGACCCCGATTCCGCTGTCCATGTCCGTGCCGCTGGTCCAGTCCCTGCAGCACGATGCGGTCTCGGCCGAACACGACATCGATAACTACATCAAACAGCCCGACGGCGGGCTGACCGGCTACCGCAGGGCCGTGGCCTTGGCGCTCGGCAAGGAACGCGACGGCCAGGTGGAAACGACTTGGGCCAACGCCGGCGCCGATGCCGACCCGCTGCCGAGCGACCCCGGCTGGGCCGGGCACAGGGTGTATGTCGACGAGCGGACCTTTCCCAGCGACGTTGACCCGTCGCACGTGTGGACGATCATCGAGGGGATCGGCGGCCGCAACGGCTGGTACTCGCTCCCGCTGGCCTGGAGCGTCCGCGGCTTGCTGGACAAGCTCTCGGGCGGAGCGGGCCTGCTCCGCGGACGCCGGCATCCGCACCATCTGGTGGCCGGTGAGGTGGTGGACTGGTGGCGCGTGGAACGGATCGAGCGCGGCCGCCTGCTCCGTCTGCGGGCAGAAATGCGCGCCCCGGGACGCGCCTGGCTGGAGCTCTGCGTGGAGCCTGAGGGCGGCGGAAGCCGCTACCGCCAGCGGGCGATTTTCTTTCCCAAAGGACTCAGCGGGCGGCTCTACTGGCTGGCCGTTCTTCCGTTCCACAGCATCATCTTCCCGGCCATGTCCCGCAACATTACCGCGGCAGCCCGGAAGGTGGCCGGTGCGGAAGAGTCCGCCGCCACCCCGTAG